The Desulfocurvibacter africanus subsp. africanus DSM 2603 genomic sequence GTCGTGCAAACGATATCCCGCAAAACCAACGCAAAACGCGTTTGTGAGATGCGTTTGCATTCACGCCGGCGCGACTCCGGCGAATTTGCCTTGCCAGGATAGGCACGGTTGACGTCATTCTAGACAGATACCAGCAGCCGCACACCAGCCCTGTCGGCGCTATGAAATGAAAGAGGCCCCCGGTTCAACCGGGGGCCTCTGTACATACGATCTGGCAAACTAGTGTTTGCAGTGCTACTTGGCGTACTCCACGGCTCGTTTCTCGCGGATGACCGTGACCTTGATCTGGCCTGGATAGGTCAGATTCTCCTCGATCTTATGAGCTATGTCCTTACAGAGCAGGTACGTGTTGTCGTCGGTCACCTTGTCCGCATCGACCATGACCCGGATCTCGCGGCCAGCCTGGATGGCGAACGCCTTGGACACGCCTTCCACGTCCTTGGCCACGTTCTCCAGGTCCTCAAGCCGCTTGACGTAATTCTCCAGCAGTTCCTTGCGCGCACCGGGACGGGCTCCGGACAGGGAGTCCGCCGCCTGCACGAGCACGGCCAGAATGGACTTGGGCGGAACGTCCTCGTGGTGCGCGGCGATGGCGTGAATGATCTCCTTGGACTCGGCGTACTTCTTGGCCAGGTCAGCACCGATGATGGCATGCGGGCCCTCGACTTCGTGGTCCACGGCCTTGCCGATATCGTGCAGCAAGCCAGCGCGCTTGGCCTTCTTCTCGTCCAGGCCCAACTCGGCGGCCATGATGCCGCACAGCGAGGCCACTTCAAGCGAATGCTGCAGCACGTTCTGCGAGAAGCTGGTGCGGTAGTGCAACTGGCCCAGCAGGCGAATGATGTCGGGATGGATGCCGTGCACGGCTACATCGAAGGTGGCCTGCTCGCCGATTTCGCGCAGCTTGACTTCCATCTCCTGCTCGACCTTCTTGACGATATCCTCGATGCGCGCCGGATGGATGCGGCCGTCGGTGATGAGCCGCTCCAGAGCCTGCTTGGCGATTTCGCGCCGTAGCGGGCTGTAGGCCGACAGAATGACGGTCTCGGGCGTGTCGTCGATGATGAGGTCCACGCCGGTGGCGGCCTCCAGAGCGCGGATGTTGCGCCCCTCGCGGCCGATGATGCGCCCCTTCATGTCCTCCGAAGGCAGGCTCACGGCCGTGACCGTCTGCTCGGCCACGTAGTCGCCGGCGTAACGCTGTATGGAAAGCGCCAGGATTTCCTTGGCCTTCTTGTCGGCCATCTCGCGAGCTTCCATCTCGATGGTGCGGACCATCTTGGCCGCCTCGTGACGAGTCTTGTCCTCGATATCCTGCATGATGCGCGAGCGGGCCTCTTCCTGGGTCAGGCCGGAAATCTCCTCGAGCTTGCGAGCCTGTTCCTCCTCCCGCTGCACGATGACTTCGTCCCGATCCGCCAGCAGGCGCTCCTGCTTGGTGAGCTTCTTCTCGAAATCAATAACGCTGATTTCCTTCTGGGCCAGCTTTTCGAGCTTGCTCTCCAGCCGCTCTTCCTTCTCGGCGAGCTTGACCTCTTTATCGGCGAGCTTGCCTTCCTTGCTCTTGAGCTGCCGTTCGCGCTCCTTGTACTCGCCCTCCAGCTCCTTCTTCTGATTATAGATCTCATCCTGGGCTTGGAGCAGGCTTTCCTTCTTGGAGGCCTGGGCCTCCTTGCGAGCTTCGTCGAGGATTCGCTCAGCCAAATCCTTGGCATCACGCAACCGCCTGGACTCTATAGCCTTGTGCAGGACATAACCAGCCGCAGCGCCGATGGCTGCTCCGACCAGGATCAGTAGAATAGATATAAAACTCATGCGCACCTCCTATATGGCAACAGGCATTGCCCCGCCTGCGCTAGGGTTGGAGTGATCGTTCGCGTTGGGCAGGGCCATGGCCAAGCCGCATTTCGCAATATGATAAAGGCGACGATATGCAGTCTAGGAGGAGCCGGGGTAATCCCGTGCGCGGGCATGGTAGACTTGGCGGAAGGCTCGCATATATTTCGCAACGACCGGTGTCGTTATATGGCTACCCCAGGGAGCCGTGTCGTCAGTTCTTTTGAACCTGGCTTACCAGGTGGGCGCCGCTGCCAGGCCGTCAGGCTTTCCCGCTTTCGCGGGCTGCGCACGGGCCCGGACGGGAGCAGCACCCGTTATGTCGTCATTGGCTCAGAAAGAAACATGACAATCACGCACACCCCAGGGAGACCAACACAACTATAAAGCCGCTTTGGCGTTTGCCAAGTCTATTTTCTCCAAAAGCCGATCAATCGTTTCTTCAAACTCGCGCAGCTTCTGGGTTGACTGCAGGGAATCGTCCGCTAAACTTAAAGCCAGGACGGTAAGGAGCTTCTCCTTGCTAAGGTTCTTCCCATCTTGATTTAAGAGGCTGTATTGTTTCTCAACATGATCACGGGCATCATAGATCCGAGTACTTCCTGCGTCAGTGACAAAGGAGATTTCAAGCCCCAGAACGGTCAAGGTATAACGGGACATGCAAGTGCATAATTCCTACAACGTTTCTTCCTGAACACGTTGTAGGAGACCGTTGACTTTAGCCAAAATCTCCTCTCTTCCTCGCTTGATATCCTCAAGCTCAGCCCTCATCTGACGATTCTCCTGCTCAAGCTCGCGCTTACGCTGGAGCAGCTCTTCTATACGATTGGCAAGTTGCTCAATTATTTCCATACCGAAAATTTAGCCATTTCCGCGTCGCAAATCAATAGCGGCGACGAGCTATTTCCTGCGCTTCAAGTTCTTCTGTCGCTGTCTCGCAATTGCCAACTCGCCAGGCTCCACATTCTTAGTCAAGGTGGAACCGGCCCCGACCAGAGATTCATCGCCAACAGTGATCGGAGCAACCAGGGCCGTATTGCTGCCGATAAAAACTTTCCGGCCGATAACCGTCTTGTGCTTCAGCTTGCCATCGTAATTGCAGGTGATCGTGCCAGCACCGATATTCGTGCCCTCGCCCACTTCGACATCGCCCAGGTAGGTCAGGTGGTTGGCTTTGGCGCCCTTACCCAACACAGCCTTCTTCAGTTCCACGAAGTTGCCCGCATGGGCGCATTCTTCCAGAACAGCTCCCGGCCTAAGCCGCACATAGGGCCCGGCAATGCTTCCAGGGCCAAGTCGAGCACCCTCGGCATGGCTGAAATGGCGGAGGTGGGCACCCGAGTCCAACTCGCTGTCACGCACGACGCAATTCGAATCCACCCGCGCTCCGCAATGCACGACAGTACGACCATAGAGCTCGCACGGCCCGCTGATTTCAGCTCCAGGCTCCAGGGCTACCCTGGGACCAATGCGCGCCAAACCGGGGTTGCGCACGAGAACGCCTTTCTGCAGCCACTCCGCGGCAATTGCGGCAGCCAGTCGCTCTTCGGCACATACCAGCTCAAAGGGCGAATTGATGCCCATGAGTTCGGGCTGCTCTCCACATTCTACCGCCGTTACGGAAAGGCCCTGCGATACGGCGAGATTGACAAGATCGGTAATGTAAAATTCACCGCTCTTGTTTTCATTCTTGAGCAAAGGCAGTAGAGGAGCCATCAGTTGCATATCAAGGAAGTAGATCCCTGCATTGACCTCGCCCCGATCAGGCCCATGCGCGGCCACGTCGTAATCCTTCGCCTCGACTATTGCCGTGACCTCGCCGTCATCGCCACGCAAGACACGGCCGTAGGCCCCTGAATCGGACGGAGTAATGGATAGGAAAGCCAGTGCTGCATTTTCCGTAAGAGCGGCATCAACAAGTTGCTGAACCCGATTCGCGGGCAACAGAGGCGTATCGCCATTAACTATGACGACATGGCGCAGGCCAAGGGACATGATGCTTTCCCAGGCTACCTGCAGGGCATGGCCAGTGCCGAGCTGCTCGGCCTGGAGAACAAAACGGCCCTGGCACTCCGGAAAAGCGGCCTGGACCTTGTCCGCGCCGCAACCGATTACAGTATGCACCCTGTCGCCGAAGAGTTTCTCAAGGGTCTGGTGAATGTACCAAAGCATTGGCTCGCCAAGAAGCGTATGCAACACCTTAGGTAAATTCGAGCGCATGCGCGTACCCTTGCCCGCGGCAAGCACAAGTGCATGTATGGACTCAGGAAAGCTCAATTCCGCCTCCGGCAAAACGCTGTGCTGATCATATAATCGCAACTCACGATGGATTACGCGTTCAGCCTGTGTACGGAAGGGCGGTAGCGATTGTAAAGCAAAAAGAAGGCAGGCCCCGGAGAACTCCGGGGCCTGCCCTTTTGTGCATGCCAGGGCGGTCATTCCCGAGGGAAGACCTGCCGTGGGGTCAATTGTCTAAAGCGAGCAGGTGCCGGAGCCCTCGGCGGACGAGCGGCAACGCATACGAGCCATGGACCGCTGCAGCGAGGCCTGAGCACGTGCGAAGTTCACGTCCTCGGCACGCTTCTGCAGCCGAGACTCGGCACGCTCCCTGGCCTTGCGGGCACGCTCCACGTCGATCTCGGCAGCGCGCTCGGCAATCTCAGCCAATACGGTCACCCGATCCGGGCCGACTTCTGCAAACCCGCCGGCGATGAAGACGTAATGCGTCTTACCACCGAGCTTGTAGTACAGGTTGCCGATGCCCAGGGCGGAGAGGAACGGGATGTGGTTCGGCAGCACGCCGAACTCGCCCACGATGCCGGGCGCACCCACGTAGTCCACCTTCTCCGAGAGCACCTTGCGGTCGGGAGTGACTATCTCAAGCTGAATCTGGTTGCTCATAGGGGGTTACCCCTGCCGCTTGGCATTCTCGACAGCCTCTTCGATTCCGCCGCACATATAGAAGGCGGACTCAGGCAGGGTGTCGTGCTTGCCCTCAATGATCTCCTTGAAGCCGCGGATGGTATCCTCAAGCTTCACATACTTGCCAGGACGGCCGGTAAAGGCCTCGGCCACATGGAACGGCTGGGACAGGAAGCGCTGGATGCGGCGTGCGCGCGCAACCGTGATCTTGTCCTCGTCCGAGAGTTCGTCCATGCCCAGGATGGCGATGATGTCCTGCAGGTCCTTGTACTTCTGAAGGATCTGCTGAACAGCGCGCGCCGTTCCGTAGTGCTCGACGCCCAGGACGTTGGGGTCCAGGATGCGCGAGGTCGAGTCGAGCGGATCCACGGCAGGGTAGATGCCCAACTCAGCGATCTGGCGCGAGAGAACCAACGTTCCGTCCAAGTGGGCGAACGTGGTGGCAGGCGCCGGGTCGGTCAAGTCGTCAGCAGGCACGTACACGGCCTGCACCGAGGTGATGGAGCCCTTGTTGGTCGACGTGATGCGCTCCTGCAGCGCGCCAAGGTCGGTGCCCAGGGTCGGCTGGTAGCCCACCGCGGAAGGCATACGGCCAAGGAGAGCCGACACTTCGGAGCCCGCCTGCGTGAAGCGGAAGATGTTGTCGACGAACAGGAGCACGTCCTCGCCGTCCACATCGCGGAAGTACTCGGCGACGGTCAGGGCGGTGAGGGCCACGCGGGCACGGGCTCCTGGGGGTTCGTTCATCTGGCCGTAGATCAAGGCCGCTTTCGGCAGAACGCCGGCGTCCTTCATTTCGTGGTAAAGGTCGTTGCCCTCACGAGTACGCTCACCCACGCCAGCGAACACCGACTTGCCGCCGTGCTGCTTGGCGATGTTGTTGATCATCTCCATGAGGATAACCGTCTTGCCCACGCCGGCGCCGCCGAACAGGCCCATCTTGCCGCCCTTGGGGAACGGGATGAGCAAGTCAACGACCTTGATGCCGGTCTCGAGCACTTCGACCTTCGTCGACTGCTCGGTAAAGGCAGGAGCCGGACGGTGAATAGGCCAGAAATCCTTGGCTGCGACGGGTCCGAGCTCGTCCACGGGACGTCCGACGACGTTCATGATGCGGCCAAGGGAGGCTGTGCCGACCGGGACGGCAATTGGCGCGCCCGTGTCGGTAGCAGCCATGCCGCGTACCAGGCCCTCGGTGGCGTCCATGGCGATGGTGCGCACGACGTTGTCGCCGAGGTGCTGGGCAACCTCGCACACCAGATCAGGAGCGTCCTGGTTGTTAGGGTTCTTGATTTCCAGCGCGTTGAGGATGTTTGGGAGTTTCCCTTCCGGGAATTCCACGTCCACAACCGCGCCGATGACCTGCACAATCTTGCCTGTGTTAGCCATAGCGGTTTTATGCCCCCTTTTAGCCTTTGAGCGCCTCAGCGCCGCCGACAATATCCATAAGCTCCTTAGTGATGGTCGTCTGCCGCGCCTTGTTGTAGGCCAGGGTCAAAGCGCCGACGATATCGTCGCAGGCCCTGGTCGCATTGTCCATGGCAGCCATACGCGCGGCGTGCTCGCTGGCGGAGGTGTCAAGCAGGCCACGATAGACCTGAACGTTGACGAACCTCGGCAGGAGCTCGGCCAGCAGATCCACCACACTGGGCTCGTAGATGTACTCGCTGCGTGGGCCGCTTGTGGCCTTGCCCTCTTCAGGCTTGATGGGCAGGACTGTCAGCGATCTGGGTGTCTGACGTGCAATCGACTCCAGCTCGCCATAGATCAGGATGACTTCGTCCAACGCACCGGCGATGTAGGCGCCGATGATCTCCTTGCCCAACTCGTTGGCAAGCGAGAAGTCGAAGGCCGAACTCATCTTGTCATGGTAGCCGCGCACGATCTCGAAATCCGCGTTGCGGATTGCGTCACGACCCTTTTTGCCCACGCAGTAGAACTTGACCGTCTTGCCTTCGGCCTTTTTGGAGGCTGCCAGGCGCTTGGCGGTGTTGATAAGGTTGACGTTGAAGCTGCCGGCCAGGCCACGGTCGGACGTGACCAGCATGATGCCGGTCGTCTTGACCTCTTCACGCACGGAGAGAAGCGGGTGCGTGGAAGCATCGACGCCCGAGGCCAGCTCGCTCAACATTTCATAGAACTTCTGGGCATAGGGCCGGAAGCGCACGATGCGTTCCTGCGCCTTGCGCAGTTTGGCCGAGGCCACCATATTCATGGCCTTGGTGATCTGCTTGGTCTTCTTGACCGCAGATATCTTTACCTTGACGTCCTTCAGGGAAGGCATGTCTCAAGCCCTCCTTTGGCCTTAAGCCCTAAAGCCCTTCTTGAACTCTTCCAGGGCGGCCTTGAGCTTGCCTTCCGCATCCTGGTCCAGCGCCTTCTTCTCGCGAATGGTCTTAAGCAAATCGGCCTTGGCGTTGCGCATGAACTCAAGGAACTCGGCCTCGAACTTGCGCACGGCCAAAACAGGCACGTCGTCCATGTAGCCGCGGCCACCGGCGAAGATTACAGCAACCTGCTCTTCGACCGGCAGAGGCTGGTACTGGGGCTGCTTGAGCAACTCAACCATGCGGGCGCCGCGATTGAGCTTCTGCTGCGTGGCCTTGTCCAGGTCGGAACCGAAACCGGCGAAAGCAGCCAGTTCGCGGTACTGGGCGAGGTCAAGGCGCAGCGTGCCGGCAACCTGCTTCATGGCCTTAACCTGTGCGGCGCCGCCCACGCGGGAGACCGACAGACCGACGTTGATGGCCGGACGGACACCAGCGTTGAACAGGTTGGGCTCCAGGTACACCTGACCATCGGTGATGGAGATAACGTTGGTCGGAATGTACGCGGACACGTCGCCGGCTTGCGTCTCGATGATGGGCAGAGCCGTCATGGAACCTGCGCCCAAGTCGTCGGAAACCTTGGCAGCGCGCTCCAGCAGACGGGAGTGGAGATAAAACACGTCGCCGGGGTAAGCCTCACGTCCCGGAGGGCGGCGCAGCAGCAGCGACATCTGGCGGTAGGCAGTGGCCTGCTTGGACAGATCGTCATAGATGATGAGCGCGTGCTTGCCGTTGTTACGGTAGAACTCGGCCATGGTGGCGCCGGTGTAGGCGGCGATGAACTGCAGCGGTGCGGGGTCGGATGCAGTGGCCGAGATGATGGTCGTATACTCAAGGGCGCCATGGCGACGGAGCACGTCGGCCACCAGAGCCACCGAAGCCTTCTTCTGGCCGATTGCCACGTAGAAGCAATGAATGTCGGAGTTCTTCTGGGCCAGAATGGCGTCGATGCAGACCGCGGTCTTGCCGGTCTGACGGTCGCCGATGATCAGCTCGCGCTGGCCGCGGCCGATGGGGGTCATGGCGTCGATGGCCTTGAGGCCCGTGTACATGGGCTCATGCACCGACTTACGTGCGACGATGCCCGGAGCCTTGATTTCCACGGGGCTGGTCAGCTTGGTGTCCAGAGGACCCATGCCGTCGATAGGCTGGCCAAGAGGGTTGAGCACGCGGCCCATGACAGCGTCGCCAACCGGCACGGAGAAGATCTTGCCCGTGCGCTTGACCGGGTCGCCCTCGTTGATGCCCGTGTCCTCGCCCAGAATGGCGACGCCCACGTTGTCCTCTTCGAGGTTGAGGACCATGCCCATGACGCCGCCCGGGAACTCGAGAAGCTCCATGGCCATCGCGTTCTGCACGCCGTAGACGCGAGCGATGCCGTCACCGACCGAGAGGACGGTGCCGGTCTCGCTCATCTCGACCTGCGCCTGGTAATTCTCGATCTGTGACTCGATAATTTGGCTGATCTCTTCTGCTTTGATCTGCATGGCCCTACTCACCCCTCTTTATGTTTTCCTTCAGCATCTGAAGCTGAGCGCGCAGGCTCGCGTCCAGCACTTGATCTCCGATCTTGAGCACCAGCCCTCCAATAATGGCGGGGTCGACACCGTAGTCGAGGACCAGCTTGCGGTCGGATTTCTTCTCCAGCGAGGCCTTGAGCTGCTCCTGGCGATTCTTGTCCAAAGCGATCGCGGTGGTCAGCTTTCCACGCAGAACGCCTTGGGCCTCATCCTGGAGCTTGGCATAAACGGCCTGGATCTCGGGCAGGTTCGCCAAACGCTCCTTATCAGCCAGGAGCATGACGAAAT encodes the following:
- the rny gene encoding ribonuclease Y, with amino-acid sequence MSFISILLILVGAAIGAAAGYVLHKAIESRRLRDAKDLAERILDEARKEAQASKKESLLQAQDEIYNQKKELEGEYKERERQLKSKEGKLADKEVKLAEKEERLESKLEKLAQKEISVIDFEKKLTKQERLLADRDEVIVQREEEQARKLEEISGLTQEEARSRIMQDIEDKTRHEAAKMVRTIEMEAREMADKKAKEILALSIQRYAGDYVAEQTVTAVSLPSEDMKGRIIGREGRNIRALEAATGVDLIIDDTPETVILSAYSPLRREIAKQALERLITDGRIHPARIEDIVKKVEQEMEVKLREIGEQATFDVAVHGIHPDIIRLLGQLHYRTSFSQNVLQHSLEVASLCGIMAAELGLDEKKAKRAGLLHDIGKAVDHEVEGPHAIIGADLAKKYAESKEIIHAIAAHHEDVPPKSILAVLVQAADSLSGARPGARKELLENYVKRLEDLENVAKDVEGVSKAFAIQAGREIRVMVDADKVTDDNTYLLCKDIAHKIEENLTYPGQIKVTVIREKRAVEYAK
- the atpA gene encoding F0F1 ATP synthase subunit alpha, with the protein product MQIKAEEISQIIESQIENYQAQVEMSETGTVLSVGDGIARVYGVQNAMAMELLEFPGGVMGMVLNLEEDNVGVAILGEDTGINEGDPVKRTGKIFSVPVGDAVMGRVLNPLGQPIDGMGPLDTKLTSPVEIKAPGIVARKSVHEPMYTGLKAIDAMTPIGRGQRELIIGDRQTGKTAVCIDAILAQKNSDIHCFYVAIGQKKASVALVADVLRRHGALEYTTIISATASDPAPLQFIAAYTGATMAEFYRNNGKHALIIYDDLSKQATAYRQMSLLLRRPPGREAYPGDVFYLHSRLLERAAKVSDDLGAGSMTALPIIETQAGDVSAYIPTNVISITDGQVYLEPNLFNAGVRPAINVGLSVSRVGGAAQVKAMKQVAGTLRLDLAQYRELAAFAGFGSDLDKATQQKLNRGARMVELLKQPQYQPLPVEEQVAVIFAGGRGYMDDVPVLAVRKFEAEFLEFMRNAKADLLKTIREKKALDQDAEGKLKAALEEFKKGFRA
- a CDS encoding F0F1 ATP synthase subunit gamma, which codes for MPSLKDVKVKISAVKKTKQITKAMNMVASAKLRKAQERIVRFRPYAQKFYEMLSELASGVDASTHPLLSVREEVKTTGIMLVTSDRGLAGSFNVNLINTAKRLAASKKAEGKTVKFYCVGKKGRDAIRNADFEIVRGYHDKMSSAFDFSLANELGKEIIGAYIAGALDEVILIYGELESIARQTPRSLTVLPIKPEEGKATSGPRSEYIYEPSVVDLLAELLPRFVNVQVYRGLLDTSASEHAARMAAMDNATRACDDIVGALTLAYNKARQTTITKELMDIVGGAEALKG
- a CDS encoding F0F1 ATP synthase subunit delta, producing the protein MTGNIVARRYAKALFALGQKKGPAELAAYGSDLAKLAEVLAAEPTVLKVFRNPTFGSDKIKAVAVAIMAKLGVGQVVKNFVMLLADKERLANLPEIQAVYAKLQDEAQGVLRGKLTTAIALDKNRQEQLKASLEKKSDRKLVLDYGVDPAIIGGLVLKIGDQVLDASLRAQLQMLKENIKRGE
- the atpD gene encoding F0F1 ATP synthase subunit beta, whose amino-acid sequence is MANTGKIVQVIGAVVDVEFPEGKLPNILNALEIKNPNNQDAPDLVCEVAQHLGDNVVRTIAMDATEGLVRGMAATDTGAPIAVPVGTASLGRIMNVVGRPVDELGPVAAKDFWPIHRPAPAFTEQSTKVEVLETGIKVVDLLIPFPKGGKMGLFGGAGVGKTVILMEMINNIAKQHGGKSVFAGVGERTREGNDLYHEMKDAGVLPKAALIYGQMNEPPGARARVALTALTVAEYFRDVDGEDVLLFVDNIFRFTQAGSEVSALLGRMPSAVGYQPTLGTDLGALQERITSTNKGSITSVQAVYVPADDLTDPAPATTFAHLDGTLVLSRQIAELGIYPAVDPLDSTSRILDPNVLGVEHYGTARAVQQILQKYKDLQDIIAILGMDELSDEDKITVARARRIQRFLSQPFHVAEAFTGRPGKYVKLEDTIRGFKEIIEGKHDTLPESAFYMCGGIEEAVENAKRQG
- the zapA gene encoding cell division protein ZapA, coding for MSRYTLTVLGLEISFVTDAGSTRIYDARDHVEKQYSLLNQDGKNLSKEKLLTVLALSLADDSLQSTQKLREFEETIDRLLEKIDLANAKAAL
- the glmU gene encoding bifunctional UDP-N-acetylglucosamine diphosphorylase/glucosamine-1-phosphate N-acetyltransferase GlmU — protein: MSFPESIHALVLAAGKGTRMRSNLPKVLHTLLGEPMLWYIHQTLEKLFGDRVHTVIGCGADKVQAAFPECQGRFVLQAEQLGTGHALQVAWESIMSLGLRHVVIVNGDTPLLPANRVQQLVDAALTENAALAFLSITPSDSGAYGRVLRGDDGEVTAIVEAKDYDVAAHGPDRGEVNAGIYFLDMQLMAPLLPLLKNENKSGEFYITDLVNLAVSQGLSVTAVECGEQPELMGINSPFELVCAEERLAAAIAAEWLQKGVLVRNPGLARIGPRVALEPGAEISGPCELYGRTVVHCGARVDSNCVVRDSELDSGAHLRHFSHAEGARLGPGSIAGPYVRLRPGAVLEECAHAGNFVELKKAVLGKGAKANHLTYLGDVEVGEGTNIGAGTITCNYDGKLKHKTVIGRKVFIGSNTALVAPITVGDESLVGAGSTLTKNVEPGELAIARQRQKNLKRRK
- a CDS encoding F0F1 ATP synthase subunit epsilon, producing MSNQIQLEIVTPDRKVLSEKVDYVGAPGIVGEFGVLPNHIPFLSALGIGNLYYKLGGKTHYVFIAGGFAEVGPDRVTVLAEIAERAAEIDVERARKARERAESRLQKRAEDVNFARAQASLQRSMARMRCRSSAEGSGTCSL